The following coding sequences are from one Salvia hispanica cultivar TCC Black 2014 chromosome 3, UniMelb_Shisp_WGS_1.0, whole genome shotgun sequence window:
- the LOC125215790 gene encoding transcription repressor OFP1-like encodes MGNHRFKLSDMMPNAWFYKLRDMSKIRSHNPSHSIKKNIQSSAPNPRKSFYSTSDSGYVRMDTKLCLSPMNPKFSDSRFPHEPPRKSAKRRVKRRTVYTPSPRKIAPSEAEIPAWFNNPAGNIQAGPTSPVKMDFSESSLSGFDSCGCDIIIDVDDAGTVRTDDNSSMAEFNMISEQGLPPIRTKPAAFNEAPVKSPGRGAGGRKSFSGGVKIRGNGRRLGRRKPGGRRQRNGEEEGKKGAFFSESFAIVKASFDPEKDFKESMMEMIVENNLREAKDLEELLACYLSLNSNNYHDLIIKAFEQIWAQLHL; translated from the coding sequence ATGGGGAATCATAGATTCAAGCTATCCGACATGATGCCAAATGCTTGGTTCTACAAGTTAAGAGACATGAGCAAAATTCGAAGTCACAACCCCTCTCACTCcatcaagaaaaacatacaaTCTTCGGCCCCGAATCCGAGGAAATCCTTCTACAGCACCTCGGACTCGGGGTACGTTAGGATGGACACCAAACTGTGTCTTTCGCCGATGAATCCCAAATTCAGCGACAGTCGCTTCCCGCACGAACCTCCGAGGAAGTCCGCGAAGAGACGAGTGAAAAGGAGGACGGTCTACACGCCATCTCCGAGAAAAATCGCCCCTTCTGAGGCTGAAATCCCTGCCTGGTTTAATAACCCTGCAGGCAACATTCAGGCCGGCCCCACCTCCCCTGTCAAGATGGACTTCTCAGAGTCCTCCCTGTCAGGATTTGACTCGTGTGGATGTGATATCATCATCGATGTCGACGACGCCGGTACTGTACGCACTGACGACAACAGCAGCATGGCGGAATTCAACATGATATCAGAGCAGGGCCTCCCGCCCATCCGGACTAAGCCGGCCGCGTTCAACGAGGCGCCGGTGAAATCTCCGGGGAGGGGCGCCGGCGGCCGGAAGTCATTTTCCGGCGGGGTCAAAATCCGGGGAAACGGCCGGAGACTCGGCCGGAGGAAGCCGGGAGGGCGGCGGCAGAGAAATGGGGAGGAGGAGGGGAAGAAAGGGGCGTTCTTCTCCGAGAGCTTCGCCATTGTTAAAGCTTCTTTCGATCcagagaaggatttcaaggaATCGATGATGGAAATGATTGTTGAGAATAATTTAAGAGAGGctaaagatttggaagagCTTCTTGCTTGCTATCTCTCActgaattcaaataattatcatGATTTGATCATCAAAGCGTTTGAGCAAATCTGGGCTCAACTCCAtttgtag